A region from the Vicia villosa cultivar HV-30 ecotype Madison, WI linkage group LG3, Vvil1.0, whole genome shotgun sequence genome encodes:
- the LOC131662345 gene encoding disease resistance protein RPM1-like, with the protein MAEIAVSLVIDQLLPLLTKEVKLLRGIHKEFADIKDELECIQAFLKDADKKASTTEGVKTWVKQVREAAFRIEDVIDEYMIQLKVEQQPRVSRCVPIFQKIAHLLKKIVARHQIQSEIQAIKLSIREIKKRSERYGFQRSLEQGSSSYRRIRTAKWHDPRLGALYIEESEFVGFEEPRKRLIDWMVKGRDERTVVSVVGMGGQGKTTLAKKVFDSQDVVRHFDCRVWITVSQSYNAEDLLREMLVKICKEKGDNTHRDISQMDRASLTEEGDNAPRDISQMDRASLTNEVRKYLQQKRYVVMFDDVWDVHFWDDIEFAAIDNKRGSRIFITTRNLDVVMSCKKSSFVELLELQPLTHEQSLELFNKKAFQFDDGGCCPEELSDIANEIVQKCKGLPLAIVAIGGLLSTRDKNVSEWQRFRENLSFELKKDTHLIGINKILGLSYDDLPYYLKPCLLYFGIYPEDYLVRSKRVIRQWIAEGFVKEESGKTLEEVAQGYLTELIHRSLVQVSSLRIDGKVKRCRVHDLIHDMILEKNEDLNFCKHVSDDGQSNLSGIVRRLLVTTELRAGLDDLNLHIERSHVRSLFFFKNDVSASTDSWIIPIKFRLLKVLDPEGMPYLHPFPEFGNLIHLKYLHLELRGVTELSKSIGMLQNLETLEVRVTGTVFSLVLPKEISKLRKLRHLIGDKMCFEELQNGIGEMTSLQTLRNAITIGFRVAEVIKGLGKLKQMRDLGLINVHPDNESILSSSINDMRHLEKLYVSSSYFGVHLNLISPPTMLQKVTLEGCLQKLPKWIPELQNLVVLSLVASVLTEDPMQSLKRLQHLLSLSLVSNAYVGVCLHFEDGGFQKLKELYVEDLDELRDIIIDKAALPSLKKLQLRTLPKLENLPKGILHLEKLEVLNIRDHYDGERNTYTEDLSWITEHMPTVKINYNVT; encoded by the coding sequence ATGGCGGAAATCGCTGTGTCATTAGTTATTGATCAACTACTTCCACTCTTAACGAAAGAAGTCAAGCTGTTGAGAGGTATTCACAAGGAGTTTGCAGACATTAAAGATGAACTTGAATGTATTCAAGCATTTCTTAAGGATGCTGATAAAAAAGCTTCAACAACTGAAGGAGTCAAAACTTGGGTGAAGCAAGTTAGGGAAGCAGCTTTTCGCATTGAAGATGTCATTGATGAGTATATGATCCAGCTGAAGGTGGAACAACAACCTCGTGTTTCTCGATGTGTACCTATATTCCAAAAGATTGCTCACTTACTCAAGAAAATTGTCGCTCGCCATCAAATACAGTCCGAGATTCAAGCGATTAAGTTATCTATTCGTGAGATCAAGAAAAGAAGTGAAAGATATGGCTTCCAACGTTCTCTTGAACAAGGATCAAGCAGTTATAGAAGAATTCGGACTGCCAAATGGCATGACCCTCGATTGGGTGCTCTTTACATTGAAGAATCTGAATTTGTGGGCTTTGAAGAGCCAAGGAAAAGATTGATTGATTGGATGGTAAAGGGAAGGGATGAGCGCACTGTAGTTTCTGTGGTAGGAATGGGTGGCCAAGGAAAAACCACTCTTGCCAAGAAAGTTTTTGACAGCCAAGATGTCGTCAGACACTTTGATTGTCGTGTATGGATCACAGTCTCTCAATCATATAATGCTGAAGACTTATTGAGGGAGATGTTGGTAAAGATTTGCAAAGAAAAAGGAGACAATACTCATAGGGATATTTCTCAAATGGATCGAGCGTCATTGACAGAAGAAGGAGACAATGCTCCTAGGGATATTTCTCAAATGGATCGAGCGTCATTGACCAATGAAGTGCGAAAGTACTTGCAGCAAAAGAGGTATGTTGtcatgtttgatgatgtttgggATGTACATTTTTGGGATGATATTGAATTTGCTGCAATTGATAATAAAAGAGGAAGTAGGATATTTATCACAACAAGAAACCTAGATGTTGTGATGTCTTGTAAAAAATCTTCTTTTGTTGAATTGCTTGAGTTGCAACCTTTAACTCATGAACAATCTTTGGAGTTGTTCAATAAGAAGGCATTCCAATTTGACGATGGTGGATGTTGTCCAGAAGAGCTCAGTGATATAGCTAATGAAATTGTTCAAAAATGCAAGGGGTTACCACTAGCAATTGTTGCCATTGGTGGTCTTCTGTCTACACGAGACAAAAATGTGTCTGAGTGGCAGAGATTTAGAGAAAACCTAAGTTTCGAGTTAAAGAAAGATACACATTTAATTGGGATAAACAAAATTTTAGGTTTAAGTTATGATGATTTGCCTTATTATCTCAAGCCATGTTTGTTGTATTTTGGAATATATCCAGAAGATTATTTAGTTAGATCAAAGAGAGTGATTCGACAATGGATAGCTGAAGGGTTTGTGAAGGAGGAAAGTGGGAAGACTTTGGAAGAAGTTGCACAAGGGTATTTAACAGAGTTGATCCATAGAAGCTTGGTGCAAGTATCCTCGCTTAGAATTGATGGTAAGGTTAAGCGTTGTCGTGTTCATGATCTAATACACGATATGATCCTTGAAAAAAATGAGGATTTAAACTTTTGCAAGCATGTTAGTGATGATGGACAGTCAAACTTAAGTGGAATTGTACGACGCTTATTAGTGACTACCGAATTAAGAGCGGGTCTTGATGATTTAAATTTGCATATTGAAAGGTCGCATGTTCggtcattgtttttttttaaaaatgatgtaTCAGCTTCTACGGATTCTTGGATAATCCCTATAAAATTCAGGTTGTTGAAGGTTCTTGATCCTGAAGGTATGCCATATCTCCATCCGTTTCCTGAGTTTGGAAATTTGATCCATTTGAAGTATTTACACCTCGAATTAAGAGGGGTTACAGAACTTTCCAAATCCATTGGCATGCTCCAGAACCTAGAGACCTTAGAAGTAAGAGTTACAGGTACCGTATTTTCCCTTGTTTTGCCAAAAGAGATTAGCAAGCTTAGAAAGCTAAGACATCTTATCGGCGATAAAATGTGTTTTGAAGAACTACAGAATGGTATTGGAGAGATGACTTCTCTACAAACTCTACGAAATGCTATTACTATAGGGTTTAGAGTAGCAGAAGTAATTAAAGGGTTAGGAAAGCTGAAACAGATGAGGGATTTGGGATTGATTAATGTTCATCCAGACAATGAAAGCATACTATCTTCTTCAATCAATGATATGCGGCACTTGGAGAAACTATATGTTTCCTCATCATATTTTGGCGTCCATCTGAATTTGATTTCTCCGCCAACTATGCTTCAAAAAGTTACACTAGAAGGGTGTTTACAGAAGTTGCCAAAGTGGATTCCAGAGCTTCAAAATCTTGTTGTGTTGAGTTTGGTGGCGTCCGTTTTAACTGAAGATCCAATGCAATCCCTAAAACGTTTGCAACACTTGTTGTCCCTCTCTTTAGTCAGTAATGCTTATGTAGGTGTATGTTTGCATTTTGAAGACGGAGGGTTTCAGAAACTAAAGGAGCTGTATGTTGAAGATTTAGATGAATTGAGAGATATTATTATCGACAAAGCAGCGCTTCCTTCTCTGAAAAAGCTTCAGTTACGCACACTCCCCAAACTTGAGAATTTACCGAAAGGAATCCTACACCTAGAGAAGCTTGAAGTTCTCAATATTCGGGATCACTATGATGGTGAGCGGAATACTTATACTGAGGATTTGAGTTGGATCACAGAGCATATGCCCACTGTTAAAATCAATTATAATGTTACTTAA